A genomic stretch from Elusimicrobiota bacterium includes:
- a CDS encoding sulfatase-like hydrolase/transferase, producing the protein MNPLDLALRTLWGLWGLLIAVSALFALGAQGPQLLEAHRLPAAVETFRAHPGALFAALAALSLLRLARRDARRSIAPFTAALAASGAGLLMSPPLRLPADWAPMQALLAWLPLSAWEGALFPLAPPLHWRLREDGPEGGRVVTALFAAALLSWTFSSLGLAARADAESWALGASWSLLLHLLLAAAAAASWALARELVRWAGGGARAEAAALLSLLAAGAALLFHDAFCAPLAVRAPWAFCAALAAGAALASSWGGVCRACAKHPLPSGTAFLCAPLGRLSAPAAWGAVAGGGAAFWGLQLLLPGRDWGDLLRTLSAPALWAALAALAYASPLPRLRRPEWASLAVVPAAVLLLALRLSGGAAVSALERGLRAQELRDPSLRAARRLFARTAEDPLFAFLRARTNLPAGAPLHPRDPALVDVWKPFPSPLPHVFVFVIDSLRRDHVSAYPDARVRTPAFEAFSREEGAFAFDAFTQYGGTGLAQPSLWAGGVLPHRQPPAGFPEIDNLGRLLARAGYRRWLGLDVYLRRFLAQAPGDRLLDEGAVGDYRFCNTTRELAALLPQAAAGTPVFVYSRPEDLHIALRIRDGDRRAEGAERYAERVRGVDACFGRFVADLKRAGLWERSIVVLTADHGDLLGEDGLWGHADTLRPQVLRIPLVLRVPRAFSKELSPVRSPAFLTDLTPTLYALLGQSPLKGGPLRGRPLFLREGELDPGPGTRLLASSFSTVWGLLEEGRYLYIADALNAERSFYDLSADPGARRNLLTPPLDASRARDLRVLVERLMAEFRRT; encoded by the coding sequence GTGAACCCTCTCGACCTGGCGCTGCGCACGCTCTGGGGACTCTGGGGCCTTCTCATCGCCGTCTCCGCGCTCTTCGCGCTCGGAGCGCAGGGGCCGCAGCTCCTCGAGGCGCACCGCCTGCCCGCAGCCGTCGAGACCTTCCGCGCTCATCCCGGCGCACTCTTCGCCGCGCTCGCCGCCCTCTCACTGCTGCGCCTGGCGCGTCGCGACGCGCGCAGGAGCATCGCTCCGTTCACGGCCGCGCTCGCCGCGTCCGGAGCCGGACTGCTGATGTCGCCGCCGCTGCGGCTGCCGGCGGACTGGGCGCCCATGCAGGCGCTCCTGGCCTGGCTCCCCCTGTCGGCCTGGGAGGGAGCGCTCTTCCCCCTCGCACCGCCTCTTCACTGGCGCCTGCGCGAGGACGGGCCCGAGGGCGGACGCGTCGTCACGGCCCTCTTCGCCGCCGCGCTGCTCTCCTGGACGTTCTCCTCGCTCGGTCTCGCCGCCCGCGCCGACGCGGAGAGCTGGGCGCTGGGCGCGAGCTGGAGCCTCCTCCTCCATCTCCTGCTCGCCGCGGCGGCCGCCGCCTCATGGGCGCTCGCCCGCGAGCTCGTGCGCTGGGCGGGAGGCGGAGCCCGCGCGGAGGCCGCCGCCCTGCTCTCTCTGCTGGCGGCGGGCGCGGCGCTCCTTTTTCACGACGCCTTCTGCGCCCCGCTCGCCGTGCGCGCACCGTGGGCCTTCTGCGCCGCCCTCGCGGCCGGCGCCGCGCTCGCCTCCTCCTGGGGAGGCGTCTGCCGCGCCTGCGCGAAGCACCCGCTCCCCTCGGGAACGGCGTTCCTCTGCGCGCCCCTGGGCCGCCTCTCCGCACCGGCCGCATGGGGAGCCGTCGCCGGCGGCGGCGCGGCCTTCTGGGGGCTCCAGCTCCTCCTCCCCGGCCGAGACTGGGGAGACCTCCTGCGCACGCTGAGCGCTCCGGCGCTCTGGGCGGCGCTCGCAGCCCTCGCTTACGCCTCCCCGCTCCCCCGTCTCCGTCGACCCGAATGGGCGTCGCTGGCCGTCGTCCCCGCGGCCGTGCTCCTGCTCGCGCTGCGGCTCTCCGGCGGCGCGGCGGTCTCCGCGCTCGAGCGCGGCCTGCGCGCGCAGGAGCTCCGCGACCCCTCTCTGCGCGCGGCGCGCCGCCTCTTCGCGCGGACCGCCGAGGACCCGCTCTTCGCGTTCCTGCGCGCGCGCACGAACCTCCCCGCCGGCGCCCCCCTGCACCCGCGGGACCCCGCGCTCGTCGACGTCTGGAAGCCCTTCCCTTCCCCTCTCCCCCACGTCTTCGTGTTCGTCATCGACAGCCTCCGCCGCGACCATGTGAGCGCCTACCCCGACGCCCGCGTCCGTACCCCGGCTTTCGAGGCCTTCTCCCGCGAGGAGGGCGCCTTCGCCTTCGACGCCTTCACGCAGTACGGCGGCACCGGCCTCGCCCAGCCCTCGCTCTGGGCCGGCGGCGTCCTGCCGCATCGCCAGCCGCCGGCGGGCTTCCCGGAGATCGACAACCTCGGCCGCCTGCTCGCGCGCGCGGGCTACCGCCGCTGGCTCGGGCTCGACGTCTACCTGCGCCGCTTCCTCGCCCAGGCGCCCGGAGACCGCCTCCTCGACGAGGGCGCCGTCGGAGATTATCGCTTCTGCAATACGACGCGGGAGCTCGCGGCCTTGCTCCCGCAGGCCGCAGCCGGGACGCCGGTCTTCGTCTATTCGCGCCCCGAAGACCTGCACATCGCTCTGCGCATCCGGGACGGCGACCGGCGCGCGGAAGGCGCCGAGCGCTACGCCGAGCGCGTGCGCGGCGTCGACGCCTGCTTCGGCCGCTTCGTCGCGGACCTCAAGCGCGCGGGCCTCTGGGAGCGGAGCATCGTCGTCCTGACGGCCGACCACGGCGACCTGCTCGGCGAGGACGGGCTCTGGGGCCACGCCGACACCCTGCGCCCGCAGGTGCTGCGCATCCCGCTGGTCCTGCGCGTACCCCGCGCGTTCAGCAAAGAGCTGAGCCCGGTCCGCTCCCCCGCCTTCCTCACCGACCTGACGCCGACGCTCTACGCCCTGCTCGGGCAGAGCCCGCTGAAGGGCGGCCCCCTGCGTGGGCGACCGCTCTTCCTGCGCGAAGGGGAGCTCGACCCCGGTCCGGGGACGCGGCTGCTCGCCTCCAGCTTCAGCACGGTCTGGGGCCTGCTCGAAGAGGGCCGTTATCTCTACATCGCCGACGCCCTCAACGCCGAGCGCTCCTTCTACGACCTCTCCGCGGATCCCGGCGCACGGCGGAACCTCCTGACCCCGCCCCTGGACGCGAGTCGTGCGCGGGACCTGCGCGTCCTGGTCGAACGCCTCATGGCCGAGTTCAGGCGGACATGA
- the rpmA gene encoding 50S ribosomal protein L27 codes for MAHTKAQGSSQNGRDSNGQRLGVKSYGGQKVRSGMVIVRQRGTKFLPGLNVGRGKDDTLFATADGVVTFQWARKDKKRISVLPA; via the coding sequence ATGGCGCACACAAAAGCACAGGGCTCGAGCCAGAACGGACGCGACAGCAACGGCCAGCGTCTGGGCGTCAAGAGCTACGGCGGACAGAAGGTCCGGTCGGGCATGGTCATCGTCCGCCAGCGCGGCACGAAGTTCCTCCCCGGCCTCAACGTCGGCCGCGGCAAGGACGACACGCTCTTCGCGACCGCGGACGGCGTCGTGACCTTTCAGTGGGCTCGGAAGGACAAGAAGCGCATCAGCGTCCTTCCCGCCTGA
- the obgE gene encoding GTPase ObgE, translated as MAFVDKVRVFVAAGTGGNGCLSFLREKFRPFGGPDGGDGGRGGDVVFIPNPNLSTLVDFAYRRRLLAECGSNGKGTRKSGSAGKDLVVHVPLGTVVVRDGRVLADLSTPGVPWRAARGGRGGRGNYAFKSQRNTAPRICEKGEPGEEHELVLELKLIADVGLAGFPNAGKSTLLARVSNARPKIADYPFTTLSPNLGLVTHKERGFVMADIPGLIEGAHTGKGLGDEFLRHVERTRLLVHLVDPQGFGTSDALDGVRVIEAELKGYSPALAAKPRVLAVNKADLPGAKELYAKLKRRYPKRRIFLISAATGEGVKGLLDVLIADLARIPLTKPALRVEADEDADIVRLEKGFAVERLGEGAFGVSGPALERLTAMTDMTLEESVDRFQNILKRVGVEKALHRAGIKEGDTVRIGKTEFEWSEAKRAYKVYKGAGRKH; from the coding sequence ATGGCATTCGTCGATAAGGTCCGCGTCTTCGTCGCGGCGGGAACCGGCGGCAACGGCTGCCTTTCCTTCCTGCGCGAGAAGTTCCGGCCTTTCGGAGGCCCCGACGGCGGCGACGGCGGCCGGGGCGGGGACGTCGTCTTCATCCCGAACCCCAACCTCTCCACGCTCGTGGACTTCGCCTATCGGCGGCGCCTGCTCGCCGAGTGCGGCTCCAACGGCAAGGGCACGCGCAAGTCCGGCAGCGCGGGCAAGGACCTCGTCGTCCACGTCCCTCTCGGGACCGTGGTCGTCCGGGACGGACGCGTCCTCGCCGACCTCTCGACCCCCGGCGTGCCCTGGCGGGCGGCCCGCGGCGGCCGCGGCGGCCGCGGCAACTACGCCTTCAAGAGCCAGCGCAACACCGCGCCGCGCATCTGCGAGAAGGGGGAGCCCGGCGAGGAGCACGAGCTCGTCCTCGAGCTCAAGCTCATCGCCGACGTGGGGCTCGCCGGCTTCCCCAACGCGGGGAAGTCCACGCTGCTCGCGCGCGTCTCCAACGCCCGCCCCAAGATCGCCGACTATCCGTTCACGACCCTCTCGCCCAACCTCGGGCTCGTCACCCACAAGGAGCGCGGCTTCGTGATGGCCGACATCCCGGGGCTCATCGAGGGGGCGCACACGGGCAAGGGCCTGGGCGACGAGTTCCTGCGCCACGTCGAGCGCACGCGCCTGCTCGTGCATCTCGTCGACCCCCAGGGCTTCGGGACCTCCGACGCGCTCGACGGCGTGCGCGTCATCGAGGCCGAGCTCAAGGGCTACAGCCCGGCGCTCGCCGCCAAGCCCCGCGTCCTCGCGGTCAACAAGGCCGACCTGCCCGGCGCCAAGGAGCTGTACGCGAAGCTCAAGCGCCGCTACCCCAAGCGCCGCATCTTCCTCATCAGCGCCGCCACCGGAGAAGGGGTGAAGGGGCTGCTCGACGTGCTGATCGCCGACCTCGCCCGGATCCCGCTGACGAAGCCCGCGCTGCGCGTCGAGGCGGACGAGGACGCGGACATCGTGCGCCTCGAGAAGGGCTTCGCGGTCGAGCGGCTCGGGGAGGGCGCCTTCGGCGTGAGCGGACCCGCCCTCGAGCGCCTGACGGCGATGACCGACATGACGCTCGAGGAGTCGGTGGACCGCTTCCAGAACATCCTCAAGCGGGTGGGCGTCGAGAAGGCCCTGCATCGGGCGGGGATCAAGGAGGGGGACACCGTGCGCATAGGGAAGACGGAGTTCGAATGGTCCGAGGCCAAGCGCGCGTACAAGGTCTATAAGGGAGCGGGGAGGAAGCATTGA
- a CDS encoding tetratricopeptide repeat protein, whose protein sequence is MNIPFARNRPLRAAAWALLGLAAFACGSLLARPDAASGNRRLMERATLALDAGRPAEARVLLERLAKEQPDELLVLSTLGLAMQQLEDWPAELAVGERLFRLAPENPLTCLNLMLPLEMLGRYDEALAAYRRCAVLDPDNIEGLFNFGMFLERRGRYAEAVEVYRRLARSPAFLGPRLAIARVRLRQGRPADAEAEVRAVLRVSPMSSGALDLGVSTAEAVGDLRESRRRRLLLPAALEREQHK, encoded by the coding sequence GTGAACATCCCCTTCGCGCGGAACCGGCCGCTGCGCGCCGCCGCCTGGGCGCTCCTCGGCCTCGCGGCCTTCGCGTGCGGTTCCCTCCTTGCGCGGCCGGACGCGGCGAGCGGGAACCGTCGGCTCATGGAGCGCGCCACGCTCGCGCTCGACGCGGGCCGGCCCGCCGAGGCCCGCGTGCTGCTCGAACGCCTCGCCAAGGAGCAGCCCGACGAGCTCCTCGTGCTGAGCACCCTCGGCCTCGCGATGCAGCAGCTCGAGGATTGGCCCGCGGAGCTGGCCGTCGGGGAGCGGCTCTTCCGCCTCGCGCCGGAGAACCCGCTGACCTGCCTCAACCTCATGCTCCCCCTCGAGATGCTGGGGCGCTACGACGAGGCCCTCGCCGCCTACCGGCGATGCGCGGTCCTGGACCCCGACAACATCGAAGGACTCTTCAACTTCGGGATGTTCCTCGAACGCCGCGGCCGCTACGCGGAGGCCGTGGAGGTCTACCGCAGGCTCGCGCGCTCTCCGGCCTTCCTCGGGCCCCGCCTGGCGATCGCGCGCGTCCGCCTGCGCCAGGGCCGGCCGGCGGACGCCGAGGCCGAGGTCCGCGCGGTCCTGAGGGTCTCTCCGATGAGCAGCGGCGCCCTCGACCTGGGCGTCTCGACGGCCGAGGCGGTCGGCGATCTCCGAGAATCCCGGCGTCGCCGCCTGCTCCTGCCGGCGGCCCTCGAACGGGAGCAGCACAAGTGA
- a CDS encoding adenosylcobalamin-dependent ribonucleoside-diphosphate reductase gives MKQKTAADKATRISKIHANENQQKVIKDKYLRDAASIETWLDGVARNVALSEILNHPDAEKWGVFEGVRYTVENSPAPADGVREPLMTLFHEGANETSERDANFMRLMKNLETVSKKVPEAAKTHEVWTARFYNLMANWDFLPNSPTLMNAGRELQQLSACYVLPVPDSMEGITKAVTAQSLIQKSGGGTGFAFSRLRPKGDIVKKTQGVASGAISFMQIFDKMTDVVKQGGTRRGANMGILNVNHPEIREFITMKNTPGVMENFNISVGVDAEFMRAVAEDTEYDLVHPRTKEPTGKIRAREIWDLMVENAWKSGDPGYVVIDRINSSSSNPTPSLGQIESTNPCGEQPLLPWEPCNLGSLNLANFVTGPLTEGTFDFKRLEQAVTTAVRFLDDVIDVNNYPIPEIERMAKGNRRIGLGVMGWAETLVKIGIAYDSPEALAFAEKLMRAINTTAREASERIAKERGVFPNWKDSIFDPESGNYRGSAAQPRNCARTTIAPTGTIAIAAGLHGSGIEPFFAVAYTRYNAKALDALKQGQTPEAKDVFFEVNPLFKEVAEDNHYFGLSKADLWKKINDNHKSVRGIAEVPERIQALFPTAHDVSVEHHVRIQAAFQRHCDNGVSKTINLPNTATLEDVKHAYQLAYDLGCKGITIYRDGSKSQQVLNLNAPAETASKKRRRDPTESFGVKSEYYLIKTGYGPLHIHINYDERGPYQVFTNIPPLGTEISGLTSVIGILLSKYLAEGGDPIRILKHLNAVKGDRPLGFGENRIDSIPHAVAVALRQHLKHTGWISDSNSEEANKTVDALLELAKTQHCPKCYSSNVAHESGCSGPSCKDCGYSECS, from the coding sequence GTGAAACAGAAGACCGCCGCAGACAAAGCAACCCGCATCTCCAAGATCCACGCCAACGAGAATCAGCAGAAGGTCATCAAGGACAAGTATCTGCGCGACGCCGCCAGCATCGAGACCTGGCTCGACGGAGTCGCCCGGAACGTCGCCCTCTCCGAGATCCTCAACCACCCCGACGCCGAGAAGTGGGGCGTCTTCGAGGGCGTCCGCTACACCGTGGAGAACTCGCCCGCCCCGGCCGACGGCGTCCGGGAGCCCCTGATGACCCTCTTCCACGAGGGCGCCAACGAGACCTCCGAGCGCGACGCGAACTTCATGCGCCTCATGAAGAACCTCGAGACCGTCTCCAAGAAGGTCCCCGAGGCCGCGAAGACCCACGAGGTCTGGACCGCGCGCTTCTACAACCTCATGGCGAACTGGGACTTCCTCCCGAACTCCCCTACCCTTATGAACGCCGGCCGCGAGCTCCAGCAGCTCTCCGCCTGCTATGTGCTCCCGGTGCCGGACTCCATGGAGGGCATCACGAAGGCCGTGACCGCCCAGTCGCTCATCCAGAAGTCGGGCGGCGGCACGGGCTTCGCCTTCAGCCGTCTGCGGCCCAAGGGCGACATCGTGAAGAAGACCCAGGGCGTCGCCTCCGGCGCCATCTCCTTCATGCAGATCTTCGACAAGATGACCGACGTGGTCAAGCAGGGCGGGACGCGCCGGGGCGCCAACATGGGCATCCTGAACGTGAACCACCCCGAGATCCGCGAGTTCATCACGATGAAGAACACCCCCGGCGTGATGGAGAACTTCAACATCTCCGTCGGCGTCGACGCGGAGTTCATGCGCGCGGTCGCCGAGGACACCGAGTACGACCTGGTCCATCCCCGCACGAAGGAGCCCACGGGCAAGATCCGAGCCCGCGAGATCTGGGACCTCATGGTCGAGAACGCCTGGAAGTCCGGCGACCCCGGCTACGTCGTCATCGACCGCATCAACTCCTCGAGCTCCAACCCGACGCCGTCGCTCGGTCAGATCGAGAGCACCAACCCCTGCGGAGAGCAGCCGCTGCTGCCCTGGGAGCCCTGCAACCTGGGCTCGCTCAACCTCGCGAACTTCGTCACGGGCCCGCTCACCGAAGGGACCTTCGACTTCAAGCGCCTGGAGCAGGCGGTGACGACGGCCGTCCGCTTCCTCGACGACGTCATCGACGTCAACAACTACCCGATCCCCGAGATCGAGCGCATGGCCAAGGGCAACCGCCGCATCGGCCTGGGCGTCATGGGCTGGGCCGAGACGCTGGTGAAGATCGGCATCGCCTACGACTCCCCCGAGGCGCTGGCCTTCGCGGAGAAGCTCATGCGCGCCATCAACACCACGGCGCGCGAGGCCTCCGAGCGCATCGCCAAGGAGCGGGGGGTCTTCCCGAACTGGAAGGACTCCATCTTCGACCCGGAGAGCGGCAACTACCGCGGCTCCGCCGCCCAGCCCCGCAACTGCGCGCGCACGACGATCGCCCCCACGGGCACCATCGCCATCGCGGCCGGCCTGCACGGCAGCGGCATCGAGCCCTTCTTCGCGGTGGCCTACACGCGCTACAACGCGAAGGCCCTCGACGCCCTCAAGCAGGGGCAGACCCCCGAGGCGAAGGACGTGTTCTTCGAGGTCAATCCGCTCTTCAAGGAAGTCGCCGAGGACAACCACTACTTCGGGCTCTCCAAGGCCGACCTGTGGAAGAAGATCAACGACAACCACAAGTCGGTGCGCGGCATCGCCGAGGTGCCCGAGCGCATCCAGGCGCTCTTCCCGACCGCGCACGACGTCTCCGTCGAGCACCACGTGCGCATCCAGGCCGCCTTCCAGCGCCACTGCGACAACGGGGTCTCCAAGACCATCAACCTCCCCAACACCGCGACGCTGGAGGACGTGAAGCACGCCTACCAGCTGGCCTACGACCTGGGCTGCAAGGGCATCACCATCTACCGCGACGGCTCCAAGTCGCAGCAGGTGCTCAACCTCAACGCCCCGGCCGAGACCGCCTCGAAGAAGCGCCGCCGCGACCCGACCGAGTCCTTCGGGGTGAAGTCGGAGTACTACCTCATCAAGACCGGCTACGGTCCGCTCCACATCCACATCAACTACGACGAGCGCGGGCCTTACCAGGTCTTCACGAACATCCCGCCGCTGGGCACCGAGATCTCGGGGCTCACGTCGGTCATCGGGATCCTGCTCTCGAAGTACCTCGCCGAGGGCGGCGACCCCATCCGGATCCTCAAGCACCTCAACGCGGTCAAGGGCGACCGCCCCCTGGGCTTCGGCGAGAACCGCATCGACTCCATCCCGCACGCGGTCGCCGTGGCCCTGCGCCAGCACCTGAAGCACACGGGCTGGATCTCCGACAGCAACTCCGAGGAGGCGAACAAGACCGTCGACGCCCTCCTGGAGCTCGCGAAGACCCAGCACTGCCCGAAGTGTTACTCCTCCAACGTGGCACACGAGTCCGGCTGCTCGGGGCCGTCCTGCAAGGACTGCGGCTACTCGGAGTGCTCCTGA
- the hpnC gene encoding squalene synthase HpnC, whose product MKTLEFYEAKAEDPSDAGAAYAFCQRLADRHPENFPVASPMLSRRLRRHVAAVYAFARIADDIADEAEHKDARLERLRDWRRQLDAVGRETPKHPVFVALADTFRALDLPRGPFEELLDAALQDCTKTRYETFEELLDYCRRSADPVGRLVLMIHGYRDPELFKLSDCVCSGLRLVDFMQDLSGDLKRDRIYLPQEDFRACGYSEADLRMGVANERFRNLVKLTWKRTKALFEEGRPLSARLDWPLRWEVRLTWFGGMEVLRKVRKQGFDTLHRRPRIGVFDWPPLAFKTLTRR is encoded by the coding sequence TTGAAGACTCTCGAGTTCTACGAGGCGAAGGCGGAGGATCCCTCCGACGCCGGCGCCGCCTACGCGTTCTGCCAGCGCCTCGCCGACCGTCACCCCGAGAACTTCCCCGTCGCCTCTCCCATGCTTTCGCGCCGACTGCGCCGCCACGTCGCCGCGGTCTACGCCTTCGCGCGCATCGCCGACGACATCGCCGACGAGGCGGAGCACAAGGACGCCCGCCTCGAGCGCCTCCGGGACTGGCGCCGCCAGCTCGACGCCGTGGGCCGGGAGACGCCGAAGCACCCCGTTTTCGTCGCCCTGGCCGATACCTTCCGCGCCCTCGACCTGCCCCGCGGGCCCTTCGAGGAACTCCTCGACGCCGCTCTCCAGGACTGCACGAAGACCCGCTACGAGACCTTCGAGGAGCTCCTCGACTACTGCCGGCGCTCGGCGGACCCGGTCGGCCGACTCGTCCTCATGATCCACGGCTACCGCGACCCGGAGCTCTTCAAGCTCTCCGACTGCGTCTGCTCGGGCCTGCGCCTCGTCGACTTCATGCAGGACCTCTCCGGGGACCTCAAGCGCGACCGCATCTACCTTCCCCAGGAGGACTTCCGGGCCTGCGGCTACAGCGAGGCCGACCTGCGCATGGGCGTGGCCAACGAGCGCTTCCGCAACCTCGTGAAGCTGACCTGGAAGCGCACGAAGGCCCTTTTCGAGGAAGGACGCCCGCTCTCCGCTCGGCTGGACTGGCCGCTGCGCTGGGAGGTCCGCTTGACCTGGTTCGGCGGCATGGAGGTCCTGCGAAAGGTGCGCAAGCAGGGCTTCGACACGCTCCACCGGCGCCCCCGGATCGGCGTTTTCGACTGGCCCCCGCTCGCCTTCAAAACGCTGACACGGCGATGA
- the rplU gene encoding 50S ribosomal protein L21, with protein sequence MYAIIETGGKQYWVVPGDTLRVEKLEAKEGTELVLKALWAASEGQEAGKPAPAKQSAQVKVEILRQVKGPKIIVFKKRPKKNYVRRMGHRQALTEIRVKDIVIN encoded by the coding sequence ATGTACGCGATCATCGAGACGGGTGGAAAGCAGTATTGGGTCGTGCCCGGAGATACCCTGCGCGTCGAGAAGCTCGAGGCTAAGGAAGGAACGGAGCTCGTACTCAAGGCCCTCTGGGCCGCTTCGGAGGGGCAGGAAGCCGGCAAGCCCGCCCCCGCGAAGCAATCGGCCCAGGTCAAGGTGGAGATCCTCCGCCAAGTGAAGGGTCCCAAGATCATCGTCTTCAAGAAGCGACCGAAGAAGAACTATGTCCGCCGCATGGGTCACCGTCAGGCGCTGACGGAGATCCGCGTGAAGGACATCGTCATCAATTAA